The Luteolibacter arcticus genome includes a window with the following:
- a CDS encoding type II secretion system protein has translation MKSASPQRSSARNGMTLLELTVVIAVLLALTSVLFLGARAWKNGADRTGCIMNIRNVQTSVRSYQNLYGYNPGGMPYAEGGTQDIAAHMFSKGYITETQFSAIQGDELCIGGGTYECERPDTFPPVGQLYISCSLSATKKHEMTPNIEW, from the coding sequence ATGAAATCCGCATCCCCCCAGCGGTCTTCGGCACGGAATGGCATGACGCTACTGGAACTCACCGTAGTGATCGCCGTACTCCTCGCCCTGACCTCCGTCTTGTTCCTCGGTGCCCGCGCCTGGAAAAATGGTGCCGACCGCACCGGCTGCATCATGAACATCCGCAACGTGCAGACCTCCGTCCGCTCGTACCAGAATCTCTATGGGTACAACCCCGGAGGCATGCCCTATGCCGAAGGTGGCACCCAGGACATCGCCGCCCACATGTTCTCCAAGGGCTACATCACCGAGACCCAGTTCTCCGCCATTCAAGGCGACGAATTGTGCATCGGTGGCGGCACCTATGAGTGCGAACGCCCCGATACCTTCCCGCCCGTCGGCCAGCTCTATATCTCCTGCTCGCTATCCGCGACCAAGAAGCACGAGATGACGCCGAATATCGAGTGGTGA